From Haloarcula hispanica ATCC 33960, the proteins below share one genomic window:
- a CDS encoding DUF309 domain-containing protein has translation MDDHTRDPTVEAPDGNPSGWRTDGQWEHETLRRAVVHGVRLYNSGEFHESHDCFEDEWYNYGRGNTESKFLHGMVQVAAGAYKHFDFEDDDGMRSLFRTSLQYFRGVPNDYYGVDLLDVRTTVTNALSDPSALQGWQIRLDGEYPTCRPEDIEFAESLEH, from the coding sequence ATGGACGACCACACGCGCGACCCGACCGTCGAGGCCCCCGACGGGAACCCTTCGGGCTGGCGAACCGACGGTCAATGGGAACACGAGACGCTCAGGCGGGCCGTCGTCCACGGCGTCCGTCTGTACAACTCCGGGGAGTTCCACGAATCACACGACTGTTTCGAAGACGAATGGTACAACTACGGCCGCGGGAACACGGAGAGCAAGTTCCTCCACGGGATGGTGCAGGTCGCCGCCGGCGCGTACAAGCACTTCGACTTCGAGGACGACGACGGGATGCGATCGCTGTTTCGCACATCGCTGCAGTACTTCCGTGGCGTCCCCAACGACTACTACGGCGTCGACCTGCTAGATGTGCGGACGACGGTGACGAATGCGCTGTCGGACCCGTCAGCGCTCCAGGGCTGGCAGATCCGTCTCGACGGCGAGTATCCGACGTGTCGCCCGGAGGACATCGAGTTCGCTGAGTCGCTCGAACATTGA
- a CDS encoding M14 family metallopeptidase — protein MRIEQLGDGVPEVAVVGSIHGDEPCGRDGIEAVLADPPEVERPVKFIIANEAALDANKRYLDTDLNRSFPGDADSESHETRLAAALAAELHDCTVLSLHSTQSYDGMFALVDDLTPEMEALCSALSVDAVVQTKGANEGRLFATVDSVVEVECGYQGSAEAAENAEQVIREFLAATGVTAESPQQRETSLPVFQLGEPIPKAAAEQYEVFVRNFEPVPEGDPVAAADDETVVAEEAFHPVLLSAYGYEDVFGFTADQIGMLD, from the coding sequence ATGCGAATCGAGCAACTGGGAGACGGGGTTCCGGAGGTGGCCGTCGTGGGAAGCATCCACGGCGACGAACCGTGCGGTCGGGACGGCATCGAAGCCGTCCTTGCCGACCCACCGGAGGTCGAGCGACCGGTCAAGTTCATCATCGCGAACGAGGCCGCCCTCGACGCAAACAAGCGATATCTCGATACGGACCTCAACCGATCGTTCCCAGGCGACGCTGACAGCGAGTCCCACGAGACACGGCTGGCCGCGGCTCTCGCCGCAGAACTCCACGATTGCACCGTGCTTTCGCTGCACTCCACACAGTCCTACGACGGAATGTTCGCCCTCGTCGACGACCTCACGCCGGAAATGGAGGCACTCTGTAGCGCCCTCTCCGTGGACGCCGTCGTTCAGACGAAAGGCGCAAATGAGGGGCGATTGTTCGCGACGGTGGACTCAGTCGTCGAAGTCGAATGTGGCTATCAGGGCTCCGCGGAAGCCGCCGAGAACGCGGAGCAGGTCATCCGGGAGTTCCTCGCTGCCACTGGAGTCACCGCGGAGTCACCTCAACAACGGGAGACCTCACTCCCAGTGTTCCAGCTTGGCGAGCCGATTCCGAAGGCAGCAGCAGAACAGTACGAGGTGTTCGTCCGGAACTTCGAGCCGGTGCCAGAGGGTGACCCTGTGGCAGCAGCCGACGACGAAACTGTCGTCGCGGAGGAGGCCTTCCACCCGGTGTTGCTCTCAGCCTACGGCTACGAGGACGT